In one window of Cydia pomonella isolate Wapato2018A chromosome 16, ilCydPomo1, whole genome shotgun sequence DNA:
- the LOC133526571 gene encoding uncharacterized protein LOC133526571: MPLTIANKSKMIAEIMKFSFHHRAFYCYVGMSIWICFLITVMYKYISVGEDATVIKKIVQNEYISKSDIKYRKIYLRSCNPPDSIVRGAEAVVDSDTWLLQGVLVVTRHGDRGPLTHLHGGDKLPCDTPPPSPLLKTYEEWVSNTSSVGRAWWVAGPGPFHNFPALPPRAATRCALGQLTPRGLLQMLTVGNILKEAYGEKLGLDNADPTGKRENGDVIMYSTRYRRTFQSLAGLAWGLAGSNAGARLARARESHSVAFCFRECACAAHHALNKKISIQAKHRLDNHPALKELVNKLSTVLFESQEHPEPDMVRDGLLAHMCHDASLPCVTKPDKLKFSLKRNRRLREDTVPGKKLLEYKKVNVDNRKSKSDKSNVEIKKNQNRKTLNMDSRRSEKVKLRVKKQKGERILREATNGDNSKSSKVIQNIKIQENSSENTSTRNILENHEILNKDDRLEKYKRNFKEHETFREDLFGKNLLDIETDMDMKKADNKRNNLKSHIDTVPKRNLLDADIDTLNMELDYINNQLDFNNEIGRKARDIIGKYYDTKDKQKAPLDFDAQMEREKLLYYQQRYMDNADAYDDVVIVKKNLDADFNFPNDARMDTDFDEEYKEPTPEITEEFCIRKDHITSLFAYLEWTYRQEIKSIHNRKRGLLLAYGLMHNIVQNMIRMISENKPKIVIYSGHDKTLQPLILALGLTNYQHYNVHYASRMIFEVYRKKDLRDEFKFTKRKAVAQDFYFRVVYNGEDVTNKLSFCKTKQSIVMKVADPIDDMKTYNTYLCPIENVVRFIHDDYFAIFNVTNFKDACAAYGNLKHV; the protein is encoded by the exons atgccgCTTACAATTGCAAACAAAAGTAAAATGATTGCTGAAATCATGAAATTTTCGTTTCACCACAGAGCATTTTACTGCTATGTTGGGATGAGTATATGGATCTGTTTTTTAATAACAG taatgtacaaatacatatCAGTTGGAGAAGATGCAACAGTGATCAAGAAGATTGTGCAGAATGAATACATATCCAAAAGTGATATCAAGTATAGGAAGATATATCTACGCTCATGTAATCCACCAGACAGTATTGTGAGGGGTGCTGAAG CTGTGGTGGACAGTGATACATGGCTTCTACAGGGAGTGCTAGTTGTGACGAGACATGGTGACCGTGGACCCCTTACACATCTGCATGGGGGAGACAAACTACCTTGTGATACTCCACCACCATCACCACTGTTGAAGAC CTACGAAGAATGGGTGTCGAACACGAGCTCCGTCGGCCGGGCTTGGTGGGTCGCAGGGCCGGGCCCGTTCCACAACTTCCCCGCGctgccgccgcgcgccgccacGCGCTGTGCGCTCGGACAGCTGACGCCGCGGGGATTGTTGCAGATGCTGACCGTGG GTAATATTCTGAAAGAGGCTTATGGAGAAAAACTTGGATTAGATAATGCAGATCCGACGGGAAAACGTGAGAATG GAGACGTTATAATGTACAGCACACGATACCGACGAACGTTCCAATCTCTAGCGGGACTCGCCTGGGGCTTGGCGGGCTCCAATGCGGGCGCTCGGCTCGCTAGAGCGAGAGAGAGCCATAGCGTCGCCTTCTGCTTCCGCGAGTGTGCGTGCGCTGCGCACCACGCTCTAAACAA AAAAATCAGCATCCAAGCAAAACACCGCCTGGACAACCACCCGGCCCTAAAAGAGCTGGTCAACAAGCTCTCCACCGTCCTCTTCGAGTCGCAGGAGCACCCCGAGCCCGACATGGTCCGCGACGGGCTGCTCGCGCACATGTGCCACGACGCGTCGCTGCCGTGTGTCACGAAACCTGACAAACTGAAGTTCAGCTTGAAGAGAAATAGGAGGCTGCGAGAGGATACTGTGCCGGGCAAAAAGTTGCTAGAATATAAGAAAGTAAACGTGGATAATAGAAAATCTAAAAGCGATAAGTCAAACgtagaaattaagaaaaatcaAAACCGAAAGACTCTTAACATGGATAGCCGTAGATCAGAAAAAGTTAAACTAAGGGTAAAAAAACAGAAGGGTGAGAGAATTTTACGAGAGGCTACTAATGGCGATAACAGTAAATCTTCAaaagtaatacaaaatataaaaatacaagaaaacagtAGTGAAAATACTTCTACAAGGAATATACTTGAAAACCACGAGATTCTTAACAAAGATGATAGATTAGAAAAATATAAACGAAATTTTAAAGAGCATGAAACGTTCCGTGAAGATTTATTTGGAAAGAATTTGCTAGATATTGAAACGGATATGGATATGAAGAAAGCTGACAACAAAAGAAATAACTTGAAAAGTCATATAGACACCGTGCCTAAAAGGAATTTATTAGACGCAGATATAGACACTCTTAACATGGAATTGGATTACATCAACAATCAGTTAGACTTCAATAACGAAATAGGAAGAAAGGCTAGAGATATCATTGGTAAATATTACGATACTAAAGATAAGCAAAAAGCTCCTTTAGATTTCGATGCCCAAATGGAAAGAGAGAAGCTATTATACTATCAGCAGAGATATATGGATAATGCCGATGCATATGACGATGTAGTCATTGTTAAAAAGAATTTAGACGCAGACTTTAATTTTCCAAATGATGCTCGTATGGATACAGATTTTGATGAAGAATATAAAGAACCCACACCAGAAATAACAGAAGAATTTTGTATAAGAAAAGACCATATAACGTCATTATTCGCGTATTTAGAATGGACTTATAGACAAGAAATCAAAAGTATACATAATAGAAAACGAGGCTTGCTTTTAGCGTATGGATTAATGCACAATATAGTGCAAAACATGATAAGAATGATCTCAGAGAATAAACCAAAAATTGTCATATATTCAGGACATGACAAAACACTGCAACCATTAATTTTAGCACTTGGGTTAACTAATTATCAACATTACAACGTACATTATGCTTCTAGAATGATCTTCGAAGTTTACAGAAAAAAAGATTTGCGCGACGAATTCAAATTCACTAAAAGGAAAGCGGTAGCACAAGATTTTTACTTCAGGGTTGTTTACAACGGGGAAgatgtaacaaataaattaagtttCTGTAAAACTAAGCAGAGTATAGTGATGAAAGTAGCGGACCCGATAGACGATATGAAGACGTATAATACTT
- the LOC133526573 gene encoding uncharacterized protein LOC133526573 encodes MSSDSFSELLELVKPYITKTDTVMRKAVTAEERLLATLKYLASGREFSELKFGTSISSQLLSEIIPETCHAICKVLKNYMKVPETESEWLQIAKDFEQKWQFNHCLGAMDGKHILIEKPPNSGSTYYNYKGTFSIVLLGIVNANYEFIYVNAGTNGSISDGGVFNHTSFHDKMLSDQLNLPRPSVLPSSDIVAPYCLVADSAFAMNENLLKPYPQKNLTHDKRIYNYRLSRARRIVENTFGILAERFRVFKKPITMNVKKVPIIVMASCLLHNFLRKKSTNYVTGNCVDREDTTNNTFRPGDWRNNNISVNLNRTDRQRTAEGNAARQIFTEYFNNQGRVDFQERMINVLNI; translated from the exons ATGAGTTCCGATTCATTTAGTGAATTGCTTGAACTTGTGAAACCATATATAACTAAAACCGATACAGTCATGAGAAAAGCTGTGACAGCTGAAGAGAGATTGCTAGCAACCTTAAAATATCTCGCGTCAGGGAGAGAATTCAGCGAACTCAAATTTGGTACAAGTATATCATCGCAACTGTTGTCTGAGATAATACCAGAGACCTGTCACGCAATATGTAAAGTGCTTAAAAACTATATGAAG GTTCCTGAAACAGAAAGTGAATGGCTACAAATAGCAAAAGACTTTGAACAAAAATGGCAGTTCAATCATTGTTTAGGTGCAATGGACGGGAAACATATTCTTATCGAAAAGCCACCAAACTCCGGTTCAACGTATTACAATTACAAGGGAACTTTTAGCATAGTTTTGCTTGGCATTGTTAATGCCAATTACGAATTTATTTACGTAAATGCAGGTACCAATGGAAGTATTTCTGATGGTGGAGTATTTAATCACACATCATTTCATGATAAAATGTTGTCTGATCAACTGAATTTACCACGACCATCTGTGTTGCCGTCATCTGATATAGTTGCTCCATATTGTTTAGTTGCAGACAGTGCATTTGCCATGAATGAAAATCTTCTAAAGCCCTACCCACAGAAAAACTTGACACATGACAAAAGAATATACAACTATAGACTTTCCAGAGCTAGGAGAATTGTAGAAAACACATTCGGTATATTAGCTGAACGCTTTAGGGTATTCAAAAAACCCATCACAATGAATGTTAAAAAAGTACCAATAATAGTAATGGCTTCATGTTTACTACACAACTTTCTAAGAAAAAAGTCTACAAACTACGTCACAGGGAATTGTGTCGATCGGGAAGATACTACAAACAATACTTTCCGTCCAGGAGATTGGCGGAATAATAATATCTCAGTAAATCTCAATAGAACAGATAGACAGCGTACTGCAGAAGGTAATGCGGCGAGACAGATATTCACAGAATATTTTAACAATCAAGGCCGTGTTGATTTTCAAGAAAGAATGATTAATGTGCTAAATATTTAA
- the LOC133526574 gene encoding eukaryotic translation initiation factor 4 gamma-like, translating into MPVSQGIDNIQGTPDSDSEEPVTKKVKSSTKRQNELYKKQEELIQSAAELIKDSNSQDTSADAFGRSVSFQLKELPKVQRCIAEKIIGELLFYAKLGELTLDTSINFKKNIHTATQYSYYTHPYRSHIYPHHAFPSSTSPQYSQTSQSPKYSHTSSEQSQPSQSPQHSINLNKNLHTGTQSSYHTHPYRNHLYQQHSLPSSPSPQYIQQPSPSPQYSQPSPSPQYIQQPSPSPQYSQPSPAPSPQQSTPSLPQTPADSITLHSADTHLSQVLLPADTLLELTPSGETQHNEPDTRGSGNMDVFRGTGKQLQEFLIFKK; encoded by the exons ATGCCGGTATCCCAGGGAATCGATAATATACAAGGAACTCCAGATTCAGATAGCGAG GAACCTGTAACAAAAAAGGTAAAGAGTTCAACCAAGCGGCAAAATGAACTGTACAAGAAACAAGAAGAACTGATTCAGTCTGCGGCAGAATTAATCAAAGACAGCAACTCGCAGGACACCTCAGCCGATGCCTTTGGACGCTCAGTGAGCTTTCAGTTGAAAGAATTACCAAAAGTTCAAAGATGCATAGCCGAAAAAATAATTGGAGAACTACTGTTCTACGCTAAATTAGGAGAGCTTACTTTAGATACTTccataaactttaaaaaaaacatacatactgCCACACAATACTCCTACTACACCCACCCTTATAGAAGCCATATTTATCCGCATCATGCATTCCCGTCCTCAACGTCTCCTCAATATTCACAAACATCACAGTCACCTAAATATTCACACACATCATCTGAACAATCGCAACCATCACAGTCTCCTCAACAttcaataaacttaaataaaaacttacatACTGGCACACAATCCTCATACCACACTCACCCATATAGAAACCATTTATATCAGCAACATTCATTACCGTCCTCACCATCTCCTCAATATATACAACAACCATCCCCGTCTCCTCAATATTCACAACCATCACCGTCCCCTCAATACATACAACAACCATCCCCGTCTCCTCAGTATTCACAACCATCACCGGCACCGTCCCCTCAACAATCGACACCCTCTCTACCACAAACACCGGCAGATTCGATTACTCTTCATTCAGCAGACACACATTTGAGTCAAGTTTTATTACCAGCTGACACTCTACTTGAGTTGACCCCAAGTGGGGAAACACAACATAATGAGCCAGACACTAGAGGAAGTGGTAATATGGATGTTTTTAGGGGCACAGGAAAACAACTTCAAGAATtcttgatttttaaaaaataa
- the LOC133526577 gene encoding uncharacterized protein LOC133526577: protein MKLDSNNKLIRSENGSDSPEDVLDPRQNAEDIIDEILAEFTESRSPDAARNGNGIPNSLFSMIQPPQTRTPANSFSEPATLDDIDPASDLGTSIRNKCAELEEILQSLKSRLNHVVLDENIVLSPDANSMEAQLEHDLDTDCQEDLSLQEFLELLHSQNEINPTGVQ from the coding sequence ATGAAATTGGACTCCAATAACAAGTTGATCAGAAGTGAAAACGGGTCAGACTCTCCCGAGGATGTTTTGGATCCGCGGCAAAATGCAGAGGACATCATTGATGAAATACTTGCTGAATTTACGGAGTCGCGGTCGCCTGACGCCGCACGCAATGGTAACGGGATCCCGAATAGCTTATTCAGCATGATCCAGCCGCCGCAGACGCGAACACCTGCCAATTCGTTCTCCGAGCCCGCTACACTGGACGATATCGACCCTGCATCGGATCTCGGCACATCGATACGAAATAAATGTGCGGAACTCGAAGAGATACTTCAGAGCTTGAAGTCGCGATTGAACCATGTAGTCTTGGACGAAAACATCGTGTTAAGTCCCGACGCTAATTCCATGGAGGCCCAACTTGAGCATGATTTGGACACAGACTGTCAAGAAGACCTTTCATTGCAAGAATTCCTGGAACTGCTGCATTCCCAGAACGAAATCAATCCCACTGGTGTACAATGA
- the LOC133526575 gene encoding uncharacterized protein LOC133526575 isoform X2, giving the protein MAAWDVTEDFEYVVTKKEAPRVCFGTGLAREVLPTEGPCMSPFMRLLTQKGRPNLGPGTYNGDRDAFYDITHRIYSKYGLGPRGPRFAMRHEYQPPPREPPPKKPFPQNCAPFNQTGQRKGIFQANPYPSPCDYCPEFKKRQIKFAYSFSGKKVLRCPVMIKCVPYNLDACGYCGCSCSAQGDYWQFENRIFLCREHYAQLFKHCLSKFQGAKLADFKSVRDCFFAHAHNSCQAALKIMTNEEIQKKLRKEAYLDLYFPQRRFCEGANG; this is encoded by the exons ATTTCGAATATGTGGTGACGAAGAAAGAGGCACCGCGCGTATGCTTCGGAACCGGACTGGCCCGAGAAGTCCTCCCCACCGAAGGCCCATGTATGAGTCCTTTCATGAGGCTTTTGACGCAAAAAGGAAGACCCAACTTAGGCCCTGGGACGTATAACGGCGACCGCGATGCGTTCTACGATATAACTCATAGG ATTTACAGCAAATACGGTCTCGGACCGAGAGGTCCACGGTTCGCAATGAGGCACGAGTACCAGCCACCTCCACGGGAGCCTCCACCAAAGAAACCTTTTCCTCAGAACTGTGCGCCATTCAACCAAACCGGACAGAGAAAGGGAATCTTCCAAGCTAATCCCTATCCCTC ACCTTGCGATTACTGTCCAGAATTTAAGAAGAGACAAATAAAATTTGCATATAGTTTCTCTGGGAAGAAAGTTTTACGCTGCCCCGTTATG ATTAAATGTGTTCCCTATAACTTGGACGCCTGCGGATATTGTGGATGCTCGTGTTCTGCACAAGGGGACTATTGGCAGTTTGAGAATCGAATCTTCCTCTGCAGAGAACATTATGCACAGTTGTTCAAACATTGTCTATCTAAATTCCAAGGCGCGAAGTTGGCTGATTTTAAG TCTGTACGGGATTGTTTCTTTGCCCATGCACACAACAGCTGCCAAGCAGcattaaaaataatgacaaatgAAGAAATACAGAAAAAGCTGAGAAAAGAAGCCTACCTCGATCTTTACTTTCCACAGCGGCGTTTCTGCGAAGGGGCCAACGGCTGA
- the LOC133526575 gene encoding uncharacterized protein LOC133526575 isoform X1 → MQRPYARRYLRPNNMHEASYGDFEYVVTKKEAPRVCFGTGLAREVLPTEGPCMSPFMRLLTQKGRPNLGPGTYNGDRDAFYDITHRIYSKYGLGPRGPRFAMRHEYQPPPREPPPKKPFPQNCAPFNQTGQRKGIFQANPYPSPCDYCPEFKKRQIKFAYSFSGKKVLRCPVMIKCVPYNLDACGYCGCSCSAQGDYWQFENRIFLCREHYAQLFKHCLSKFQGAKLADFKSVRDCFFAHAHNSCQAALKIMTNEEIQKKLRKEAYLDLYFPQRRFCEGANG, encoded by the exons ATTTCGAATATGTGGTGACGAAGAAAGAGGCACCGCGCGTATGCTTCGGAACCGGACTGGCCCGAGAAGTCCTCCCCACCGAAGGCCCATGTATGAGTCCTTTCATGAGGCTTTTGACGCAAAAAGGAAGACCCAACTTAGGCCCTGGGACGTATAACGGCGACCGCGATGCGTTCTACGATATAACTCATAGG ATTTACAGCAAATACGGTCTCGGACCGAGAGGTCCACGGTTCGCAATGAGGCACGAGTACCAGCCACCTCCACGGGAGCCTCCACCAAAGAAACCTTTTCCTCAGAACTGTGCGCCATTCAACCAAACCGGACAGAGAAAGGGAATCTTCCAAGCTAATCCCTATCCCTC ACCTTGCGATTACTGTCCAGAATTTAAGAAGAGACAAATAAAATTTGCATATAGTTTCTCTGGGAAGAAAGTTTTACGCTGCCCCGTTATG ATTAAATGTGTTCCCTATAACTTGGACGCCTGCGGATATTGTGGATGCTCGTGTTCTGCACAAGGGGACTATTGGCAGTTTGAGAATCGAATCTTCCTCTGCAGAGAACATTATGCACAGTTGTTCAAACATTGTCTATCTAAATTCCAAGGCGCGAAGTTGGCTGATTTTAAG TCTGTACGGGATTGTTTCTTTGCCCATGCACACAACAGCTGCCAAGCAGcattaaaaataatgacaaatgAAGAAATACAGAAAAAGCTGAGAAAAGAAGCCTACCTCGATCTTTACTTTCCACAGCGGCGTTTCTGCGAAGGGGCCAACGGCTGA
- the LOC133526572 gene encoding uncharacterized protein LOC133526572 has translation MAPKVDQGTIIILDVGRNVSTVEGKNESAEENNSFFLKAKECAARIIERKIMTQAKNFVGITLLGSKKTNNKMAEEVEGAFRQINVLSKLQTPTWQMIRDLPEEPSKSRGDWFDALIVAADQFKDEMEQTNILNKKIILMTNFQSPAKINDDQVEMVVNGFKEENFEVDVIGLDLTDESHKGDDIDLARHFVEVTKGATATFDYAMRYLLFHKKKATSSAWHWNVELTIGPNIKIPISAFVRLKDEPVVKAWKKAIRDPVTSTSSTTEGVMRNKVLVNTENYSTVDAVDIVKGYHYGQQIIPLSEFDKSMLYEPGEKSLSVYGFTHADNIQWQNLNGDGLQYIFGRISDKKAQYAIRCLVESLHELNLVGLVRRVFNNGNAPKMFALMPVIDPKEDFVCLSMVGICFKEDIKNMAFPQTKFRKFACSDEQVNAFKNLIRAMDLTSAYDDTFDDTEAFPIAETVSPAIQYVLDCIAYRAMNPGKPLPEPRDEIMMLFRIPPLIEERSRDAINKLKQLLQLKKVEEKPKRRTKAQGRNDATILVQSGNPDQSNNDLDMPKVQLPLLNNKGSVRIGTIDPIDDFQTLANNGKTLSDLAPDMTDAIESLIYCNLDGNYSKALGAMAFLRHECAKFDPSPYNTWLLTFKNALVSRNNIDVINKINEKKLGLILKEENPSSTYDAENSHEDSQLYENDTVPDDTELSIRPEINALYAEMI, from the exons ATGGCGCCGAAGGTAGATCAAGGTACTATCATTATCCTAGACGTAGGAAGGAATGTATCGACAGTGGAAGGAAAAAATGAGTCAGCAGAAGAAAACAACAGTTTCTTTCTGAAAGCCAAAGAATGCGCTGCTCGTATCATAGAGCGTAAGATAATGACCCAGGCTAAGAACTTTGTGGGTATCACATTATTAGGATCCAAGAAAACCAACAACAAAATGGCTGAGGAAGTTGAGGGAGCTTTTAGGCAAATTAATGTTCTATCCAAACTACAAACCCCTACATGGCAAATGATAAGAGATCTTCCAGAGGAG CCATCAAAGAGCAGAGGTGATTGGTTTGATGCCCTGATTGTGGCTGCCGATCAGTTCAAGGATGAGATGGAGcaaacaaatattttgaataaaaagatTATTCTGATGACTAACTTTCAGTCACCTGCCAAAATTAATGATGACCAGGTTGAAATG GTTGTAAATGGATTCAAGGAGGAGAATTTTGAAGTGGATGTCATTGGTCTTGATCTTACTGATGAAAGTCATAAAGGGGATGACATTGACTTGGCACGCCATTTTGTTGAAGTGACCAAAGGCGCTACAGCTACATTTGACTATGCCATGAGATATTTGCTCTTTCACAAAAAGAAGGCTACCAGTTCTGCATGGCATTGGAATGTAGAGTTGACTATTGGCCCTAACATTAAAATTCCAATCTCTGCATTTGTCAGATTGAAAGATGAACCTGTGGTAAAGGCTTGGAAGAAAGCCATCAGGGATCCTGTCACATCTACTTCTAGCACTACTGAAGGGGTAATGAGAAACAAAGTTTTGGTAAACACTGAAAACTATAGCACTGTAGATGCTGTAGATATTGTAAAAGGCTACCATTATGGCCAGCAAATAATTCCCTTATCTGAATTTGATAAATCTATGCTCTATGAGCCTGGTGAAAAGTCCTTATCTGTTTATGGGTTTACTCATGCTGATAATATTCAATGGCAAAATCTTAATGGAGATGGCCTGCAATATATATTTGGAAGGATATCAGACAAAAAAGCTCAGTATGCAATAAGATGCCTGGTAGAGAGCCTGCATGAGTTAAATTTAGTTGGGCTTGTAAGAAGAGTATTCAACAATGGAAATGCTCCTAAGATGTTTGCTTTAATGCCAGTGATAGATCCAAAAGAagattttgtttgtttatctaTGGTGGGAATTTGTTTTAAAGAAGATATAAAAAACATGGCATTTCCCCAAACAAAATTTAGGAAATTTGCGTGCTCAGATGAGCAAGTTAATGCTTTCAAAAATCTCATTCGAGCCATGGATTTAACTTCAGCCTATGATGACACCTTTGATGATACTGAAGCATTTCCCATTGCAGAAACGGTCAGTCCTGCCATTCAGTATGTTCTGGACTGTATTGCATACAGAGCAATGAACCCAGGCAAGCCTCTACCGGAGCCTAGAGATGAGATAATGATGTTGTTCAGAATACCTCCTTTGATTGAGGAAAGATCTAGAGATGCAATAAATAAACTGAAACAGTTATTACAGTTGAAAAAGGTAGAAGAAAAACCAAAAAGAAGAACTAAGGCCCAAGGAAGAAATGATGCTACCATTCTGGTCCAATCTGGTAATCCAGACCAATCCAACAATGATTTAGACATGCCTAAAGTCCAACTgcctttattaaataataaaggttCAGTACGAATTGGAACTATAGATCCCATTGATGATTTCCAAACACTTGCAAATAATGGCAAAACATTATCTGATCTTGCTCCTGACATGACAGATGCTATAGAAAGCCTTATATACTGTAATTTGGATGGAAACTATTCCAAAGCATTAGGTGCCATGGCCTTCTTAAGACATGAATGTGCTAAATTTGATCCATCTCCATACAACACCTGGTTGCTTACATTTAAAAATGCACTTGTATCTCGCAACAATATTGATGTTATCAACAAAATCAATGAAAAGAAGTTGGGTTTGATTTTAAAGGAGGAAAATCCCTCAAGTACTTATGATGCAGAGAATAGTCATGAAGACAGTCAGCTGTATGAGAATGATACCGTTCCTGATGACACAGAACTGTCTATCAGACCAGAAATAAATGCTTTGTATGCTGAAATGATTTAG